From a single Couchioplanes caeruleus genomic region:
- a CDS encoding lysyl oxidase family protein has protein sequence MTSRTRLLTAGAVTAAVALAGAGVGIASAAADAPPLAFSLATPNVTAERYVYGDEVYLYLDLGVNVIAGKDPFEVRATRKSYADPIVAQQYVVKNGKRKAVALPAGMVTDWNGLKDFTTVTIKDASGAEVANYQTDFCPNDYSSTRTRRDAPADTPYPQGCNGYNPFNLGAVWGIQAGWNAGIASMPDKENFDLAAGTYTATVSLNQKYRDYFKIPADQATAKINLTVETVREDERGIETAKARVQAAKAGDDTSAKVAAAEHGEHAGQGNTALQVAAYDPAFRPPAKAPRAMKLSSLASGPRPDLRSLPAWGISMSEEDGKTFVNFGATVWNAGTSPLLVDGFRRTGTELMDAYQYFFDAKGKEVGSVAAGTMEWDAREGHRHWHFTDFAQYNLLGADKKLAVRSGKEAFCLANTDSVDYTIPNAKWRPGNTDLSSSCGQNTAVAVREVLDIGNGDTYTQDRPGQSFEVTDLPNGTYYIEVKANPSNKLTELSTSNNTALREIHLGGTPGARTLEVPSVHGLD, from the coding sequence ATGACAAGCAGGACCCGACTGCTCACGGCCGGTGCCGTGACCGCCGCCGTCGCCCTCGCCGGCGCCGGGGTGGGCATCGCCAGCGCGGCAGCCGACGCCCCGCCGCTGGCCTTCTCACTGGCCACGCCGAACGTGACGGCGGAGCGCTACGTGTACGGCGACGAGGTGTACCTGTATCTGGACCTCGGCGTGAACGTCATCGCGGGCAAGGACCCGTTCGAGGTCCGGGCGACCCGCAAGTCGTACGCGGACCCCATCGTGGCCCAGCAGTACGTCGTGAAGAACGGCAAGCGCAAGGCCGTGGCCCTGCCGGCCGGGATGGTCACCGACTGGAACGGGCTCAAGGACTTCACCACGGTCACCATCAAGGACGCGTCGGGCGCCGAGGTGGCGAACTACCAGACCGACTTCTGCCCGAACGACTACAGCTCCACGCGGACCCGGCGCGACGCCCCCGCTGACACGCCGTACCCGCAGGGCTGCAACGGGTACAACCCGTTCAACCTGGGCGCGGTGTGGGGCATCCAGGCCGGGTGGAACGCCGGGATCGCCAGCATGCCGGACAAGGAGAACTTCGACCTCGCCGCGGGCACGTACACCGCGACGGTCAGCCTGAACCAGAAGTACCGGGACTACTTCAAGATCCCGGCGGACCAGGCCACCGCGAAGATCAACCTCACGGTGGAGACCGTCCGCGAGGACGAGAGGGGCATCGAGACGGCGAAGGCGCGCGTCCAGGCGGCGAAGGCCGGCGACGACACCTCCGCCAAGGTGGCCGCTGCCGAGCACGGCGAGCACGCCGGTCAGGGCAACACGGCGCTGCAGGTGGCGGCGTACGACCCGGCGTTCCGGCCGCCGGCGAAGGCCCCGCGTGCGATGAAGCTCTCCAGCCTCGCCTCGGGCCCGCGCCCCGACCTGCGCTCGCTGCCCGCCTGGGGCATCTCGATGTCGGAGGAGGACGGCAAGACGTTCGTCAACTTCGGCGCCACCGTGTGGAACGCCGGCACCTCGCCGCTGCTGGTCGACGGCTTCCGCCGGACGGGCACCGAGCTGATGGACGCGTACCAGTACTTCTTCGACGCCAAGGGCAAGGAGGTCGGCTCGGTCGCGGCCGGCACGATGGAGTGGGACGCCCGCGAGGGGCACCGGCACTGGCACTTCACCGACTTCGCGCAGTACAACCTGCTCGGTGCCGACAAGAAGCTCGCCGTGCGCAGCGGCAAGGAGGCCTTCTGCCTGGCCAACACGGACTCCGTCGACTACACGATCCCGAACGCCAAGTGGCGCCCGGGCAACACCGACCTCTCCAGCTCCTGCGGGCAGAACACCGCCGTCGCGGTGCGCGAGGTGCTCGACATCGGCAACGGTGACACGTACACGCAGGACCGGCCGGGCCAGTCCTTCGAGGTCACCGACCTGCCGAACGGCACCTACTACATCGAGGTCAAGGCCAACCCGTCGAACAAGCTCACCGAGCTGAGCACGTCGAACAACACCGCCCTCCGGGAGATCCACCTGGGTGGCACGCCGGGCGCCCGTACCCTCGAGGTGCCGTCGGTGCACGGCCTGGACTGA